A genome region from Cydia splendana unplaced genomic scaffold, ilCydSple1.2 scaffold_48_ctg1, whole genome shotgun sequence includes the following:
- the LOC134805670 gene encoding uncharacterized protein LOC134805670, whose product MSKHAAVVPLVDPQPAPAAPANPPASAAPAAPSLDSPATPAVENVDQPLPETEEELDADLMEILGTDPNAVKQYGKDIQKDLSIRLEHCATNGLTKELRKEFKERYLTPDNCKLIDPPEINAEVKAAVSDVVIKRDKAIENKQKQLTSAISCLSEAITLLMSNKEKNTPLLKLLIDSSRILCDCQHADTITRRNFLLNAMKKEMKDQLQNTKIDKFLFSENLADALKSAKAITKSGADLKIPAPKPQAKKPNIPHTNKNLNWKPGPARRQPGPSRAKEPATSTRHRPMHTSRPSQHQHQHYRTSYRHR is encoded by the coding sequence ATGTCGAAGCATGCCGCCGTCGTGCCTCTAGTTGACCCGCAGCCGGCTCCCGCTGCGCCAGCTAATCCTCCTGCATCAGCTGCTCCTGCCGCGCCGTCCCTAGATTCTCCAGCCACTCCCGCCGTCGAGAATGTTGACCAGCCGTTACCTGAAACAGAAGAAGAGTTAGATGCTGATTTGATGGAAATACTTGGTACTGATCCCAATGCTGTAAAAcaatatggaaaagacatacaaaagGACCTGTCGATTAGATTAGAACATTGCGCAACAAACGGATTAACGAAGGAGTTGCGCAAAGAATTCAAAGAGAGATATTTGACACCGGATAACTGCAAATTAATAGATCCTCCTGAAATCAACGCGGAAGTCAAGGCCGCGGTATCGGATGTGGTAATTAAACGCGACAAAGcaattgaaaataaacaaaaacaacttaCCTCCGCTATAAGTTGCCTAAGTGAGGCTATAACGCTCCTTATGTCAAATAAGGAGAAAAACACACCCTTGCTGAAACTTTTGATAGATTCAAGTAGAATCTTATGCGATTGTCAACATGCTGATACCATTACCAGGCGAAATTTTTTATTGAACGCTATGAAGAAGGAAATGAAGGATCAGCTTCAAAATACTAAAATTGACAAGTTTTTATTCAGTGAAAACTTGGCCGACGCTCTGAAATCGGCTAAAGCCATTACTAAATCTGGAGCAGACCTTAAGATTCCGGCGCCTAAACCTCAGGCTAAAAAGCCTAATATAccccatacaaataaaaatttaaactggAAGCCGGGTCCAGCTCGCAGGCAGCCGGGACCGTCACGAGCGAAGGAGCCTGCGACCTCGACACGTCATCGGCCCATGCACACCTCGAGGCCATCGCAGCATCAGCATCAGCACTACAGGACGAGCTACAGACATCGTTAG